The following coding sequences are from one Rutidosis leptorrhynchoides isolate AG116_Rl617_1_P2 chromosome 11, CSIRO_AGI_Rlap_v1, whole genome shotgun sequence window:
- the LOC139874428 gene encoding uncharacterized protein, with protein sequence MTDFKEIQAQRPRFLLRVYRGYVDDERERGEYCWIIDDDDDDVLQHRISLTYPKSVNRLLNKEVYKEIVGNSHGFLCFTSWYLGDGDSFNRYVMWNPSIRKSVSIDVPYNGSSFRVEVYTLSAGVWRSPLTKLPSEWFDIHMGYDTPVVVLNGFIYRCAYVDSPFNNSIVSFDLASEEFTKILVPDKLTNSCYYCIHLFKLGGSLGVVQSERCKGLEEEVHEVWIMDHVSKLLTKLFTITLPEMWKVVGFRDNEQLIIEKIEKRDVYLQGGVRGCEYRPELVAYDPELKHIIHLGLFLSFDYCHLIISTCFFIFQIRSDLKEHVFLHQVSYLEDQI encoded by the exons ATGACGGATTTTAAGGAGATT CAGGCGCAACGACCACGTTTTCTATTAAGGGTGTACAGAGGCTATGTGGATGATGAACGTGAAAGAGGCGAGTATTGTtggataattgatgatgatgatgatgatgtcctcCAACACAGGATTTCCTTGACGTATCCTAAGTCTGTTAACCGACTTCTAAATAAAGAAGTTTATAAAGAAATTGTCGGTAACTCACATGGTTTTCTTTGCTTTACTAGTTGGTATTTAGGTGATGGTGATAGTTTTAATCGTTATGTTATGTGGAATCCTTCGATAAGAAAATCAGTATCAATTGATGTGCCTTATAATGGAAGTAGTTTT CGAGTTGAGGTGTATACGTTAAGTGCAGGGGTATGGAGAAGTCCGTTAACCAAACTTCCTAGTGAATGGTTTGATATCCATATGGGGTATGATACTCCTGTAGTTGTTTTAAATGGGTTTATTTACCGGTGTGCTTATGTAGATAGTCCTTTTAATAATAGTATCGTATCGTTTGATCTGGCAAGTGAAGAATTCACAAAAATACTGGTTCCTGATAAGTTGACTAACAGTTGCTATTATTGTATCCACTTATTTAAGCTAGGAGGTTCTCTTGGTGTGGTTCAAAGTGAAAGATGTAAAGGCTTGGAAGAAGAAGTTCACGAGGTGTGGATAATGGACCATGTTTCAAAATTGCTTACCAAACTCTTCACCATTACGTTACCAGAGATGTGGAAAGTAGTGGGATTCAGGGATAATGAACAACTTATAATCGAAAAGATCGAAAAGCGTGATGTATATTTACAAGGAGGTGTAAGAGGGTGCGAATATAGACCGGAGCTTGTAGCTTATGATCCCGAATTGAAACATATCATACATCTTGGACTGTTTTTGTCATTTGATTATTGTCATTTGATAATATCAACGTGCTTCTTCATCTTCCAGATCAGATCAGATCTAAAAGAACATGTGTTTCTTCATCAAGTTTCATATCTTGAAGATCAGATCTAA
- the LOC139874429 gene encoding uncharacterized protein → MAWVKWKQILLPYEFGGLNVCSLKIKNLALLTKWWWRFLSGENVFWVRIIKSIYGIGGGLGCCTSLPGINLKNFSGRPWYNIIKIEDTLTKLGCNLSNAFVKDVGIGADTRFWIGKWMGDVPLKDAYPRLFKLEATPDAYIADRFDVTVNPLIFKWNWFMTPRWRTEDELFALIKSIRAHPFSHSPAIQSHPSAGPWSWKHDLSGLFSTSSLVRLLSSLAAEKVLSSPPQPTDLNPLIPQKIGIFIWRAKQNKLPVRVALDKKGIDLHSLRCPVCDDDIETLHHTLLTCSFAKDIWERIQKWWNFNHLPISSISDIAQSPNPFLNTNHGVSIWQAAVWVTSYHI, encoded by the coding sequence ATGGCATGGGTTAAATGGAAACAAATACTTTTACCTTACGAATTTGGTGGTTTAAATGTttgctccttaaaaattaaaaatcttgcaCTCCTAaccaaatggtggtggagattcctCTCGGGTGAAAATGTTTTTTGGGTTCGCATTATCAAAAGTATTTATGGAATTGGCGGGGGTTTGGGATGTTGTACCTCGTTACCCGGGATCAATTTGAAAAATTTCTCGGGTCGCCCTTggtataatattattaaaattgaaGACACCCTAACTAAGTTAGGGTGTAATCTTTCTAACGCTTTTGTCAAAGATGTAGGAATTGGTGCGGATACGAGATTTTGGATTGGTAAGTGGATGGGCGACGTACCGCTCAAAGACGCATACCCGAGACTTTTCAAACTCGAGGCTACACCAGATGCTTACATTGCCGACCGTTTTGATGTAACGGTTAATCCGTTGATTTTCAAATGGAATTGGTTCATGACCCCGAGATGGCGTACTGAGGATGAACTTTTTGCTCTTATCAAATCCATCAGAGCACATCCTTTTTCACATTCTCCTGCTATCCAGTCTCATCCATCTGCTGGCCCGTGGTCCTGGAAACATGACCTGTCGGGTCTGTTTTCCACTAGCTCGTTGGTTCGGTTACTTAGCTCTCTAGCCGCTGAAAAAGTTCTTTCTTCTCCTCCCCAACCTACGGACCTTAACCCACTCATCCCGCAAAAGATTGGTATCTTCATTTGGAGGGCGAAACAAAACAAATTGCCCGTTAGAGTCGCGCTAGATAAAAAAGGTATTGATCTCCACTCATTGAGATGTCCGGTTTGTGATGATGATATTGAAACTCTACATCACACGCTCCTAACTTGTAGTTTTGCCAAAGACATTTGGGAAAGAATCCAAAAGTGGTGGAATTTCAATCATCTACCTATCTCAAGTATTTCCGACATTGCACAAAGTCCAAATCCGTTTTTAAACACCAACCATGGGGTATCCATATGGCAAGCCGCTGTTTGGGTCACGTCCTATCATATTTAG